In a genomic window of Acidilobus saccharovorans 345-15:
- the cyaB gene encoding class IV adenylate cyclase, which translates to MDHVEVEVKLRVPCSQLELIANRAIQAGGKVEGPLEEIDVYYQHPCRDLKVSDEALRVRYVNGSPRSITYKGPREAGQFKARREVIVDVGSDPDVLLRQLGFEPAIRVSKARTYIRLGNVELTLDNVEGLGCFVEVESLRGKDEDVSAAIKALDIRGEVVNRTYAELVAELSSGSVRST; encoded by the coding sequence TTGGATCATGTAGAGGTGGAGGTCAAGCTGAGGGTGCCCTGCAGCCAGCTTGAACTAATAGCCAACAGGGCCATACAGGCGGGCGGCAAGGTGGAGGGACCCTTAGAGGAAATCGACGTCTATTATCAACATCCCTGTAGGGACCTTAAAGTCTCCGATGAGGCTTTGAGGGTCAGGTACGTTAACGGAAGCCCTCGCTCCATAACCTATAAGGGACCTAGGGAGGCAGGCCAGTTCAAGGCAAGGAGGGAGGTTATAGTAGACGTGGGCTCTGACCCCGATGTGCTTCTGAGGCAGCTGGGCTTTGAACCAGCCATAAGGGTATCTAAGGCCAGGACTTACATAAGGCTAGGTAACGTAGAGCTCACGCTCGACAATGTAGAGGGGCTTGGGTGCTTTGTTGAGGTGGAGTCGCTAAGAGGTAAAGATGAGGACGTGAGCGCGGCCATCAAGGCACTTGATATACGCGGCGAGGTTGTAAATCGTACATATGCGGAGCTTGTGGCGGAGCTTTCCTCAGGATCTGTTAGAAGTACTTAG
- a CDS encoding 30S ribosomal protein S19e — MVTVADVPADKFIERLAARLKNIEQVKPPEWTLYAKTGVSRERPPDDPNWWYTRAASILRKLYLSEEPIGVGAFRVIYGGRKRNGVRPAHFAEGGGSNIRRILQQLEQAGLVKSTGRGRVLSPKGRSLLDEVAKEIANEIVKERPELAKYF; from the coding sequence ATGGTAACCGTGGCTGACGTGCCGGCTGACAAGTTCATCGAGAGACTTGCGGCCAGGCTAAAGAACATTGAGCAGGTGAAGCCGCCAGAGTGGACGCTCTACGCTAAGACCGGCGTCTCAAGGGAGAGGCCCCCTGACGATCCAAACTGGTGGTACACGAGGGCCGCCTCAATACTGAGGAAGCTCTACCTCTCCGAGGAGCCAATAGGAGTTGGCGCCTTCAGGGTCATATATGGTGGCAGGAAGCGCAACGGCGTTAGGCCCGCGCACTTCGCTGAAGGAGGGGGAAGTAACATAAGGAGGATACTGCAGCAGCTGGAGCAGGCAGGCCTGGTCAAAAGCACAGGGCGCGGGAGGGTCTTAAGCCCCAAGGGACGCTCGCTCCTTGATGAGGTCGCCAAGGAAATAGCCAACGAGATAGTAAAGGAAAGGCCTGAGCTAGCTAAGTACTTCTAA
- a CDS encoding DUF447 domain-containing protein — MIKGAYYEFIAFPCAVDARYSMPLGVLWGDDRTFSVYRSAGLLRFLADRGTLMLLSPSDPLLFVKSVSHSLEHEVEWEPDGCPRLSGLGGIYRCEYRRLKEYPEEVTFSCSLTEVESPHVPYTRAYGCLVELLVLLTKARAGVVESWYVDYARGLRWCVERSTRGLRSYVDAADAILRELEGIVGKSRGRGQGLQGDS; from the coding sequence TTGATAAAGGGCGCATACTATGAGTTCATAGCGTTTCCATGCGCGGTTGACGCAAGGTACTCGATGCCTTTAGGCGTCCTGTGGGGCGATGACAGGACGTTCTCCGTGTACCGCAGCGCCGGCCTCCTTAGGTTCCTTGCAGACAGGGGGACCTTAATGCTGCTTTCGCCGTCTGACCCCTTGCTCTTCGTAAAAAGCGTCAGCCACTCCTTGGAACACGAGGTTGAGTGGGAACCTGACGGCTGCCCCAGGCTTTCAGGCCTGGGCGGCATCTACAGGTGCGAGTACCGGAGGCTGAAGGAGTATCCTGAAGAGGTGACCTTCAGTTGCAGCTTAACAGAGGTGGAGAGCCCTCACGTGCCCTATACTAGAGCTTATGGATGCCTTGTTGAGTTATTAGTCCTGCTAACTAAAGCTAGGGCTGGAGTTGTCGAGAGCTGGTACGTTGACTATGCCAGGGGGCTCAGGTGGTGCGTTGAGAGGTCGACCAGAGGATTACGGAGCTACGTGGACGCCGCTGACGCAATACTGCGCGAGCTTGAGGGAATTGTTGGCAAGAGCAGAGGTAGGGGTCAGGGCCTACAGGGAGATAGCTGA
- the glp gene encoding gephyrin-like molybdotransferase Glp, whose translation MSVKRTMEGFKMLVSVDEALRSILDNINLTPDVIEVNIQDALGLPVAEDVVAPLDVPPFDRSAVDGYAVRSSDTLGATLLNPVRLRIVGEVQAGDDPSRLPRVGEGEAATIYTGAPLPPGADAVVMAEDASRVGEYVEVKRQVTPYMNVSRKGEDFTKGKIVIRRGYKVQPWHVGALASLGIRKIKVFRRLKVAVLSTGSEVVELDDPRAGTPGTIINSTKPMLISLLRQDGFEPIDMGTVPDDADMIRSKISEGLRVADAIITTGGTSLGAYDLVPDVVARMGKVLFNGVRMRPGKPTGAGIINGKPVFMLSGFPVASLTGYITFVRPTLRHMTGTPEDPVPIVKGKITRRVANVAGIRTYLRVRVYPNERGELMVEPLAITASGVLSTLTDANAILVLNENVEGYDAGDEVEVMLISPLEAY comes from the coding sequence ATGTCGGTAAAGAGAACCATGGAAGGCTTTAAGATGCTAGTGAGTGTCGACGAGGCGCTCAGGAGCATCCTAGATAATATAAACTTAACACCAGATGTAATAGAGGTAAACATACAGGACGCCTTAGGCCTGCCGGTGGCTGAGGACGTGGTAGCACCGTTGGACGTGCCGCCCTTTGATAGAAGCGCCGTCGACGGCTATGCTGTGAGGTCATCCGACACCCTCGGGGCTACCCTCCTTAACCCTGTGAGGCTCAGGATTGTGGGCGAAGTTCAGGCTGGTGATGACCCATCAAGGCTCCCACGGGTTGGCGAGGGCGAGGCCGCAACAATATACACCGGGGCGCCGCTGCCCCCAGGAGCTGATGCTGTAGTAATGGCCGAGGATGCGTCCAGGGTCGGGGAGTATGTCGAGGTTAAAAGGCAGGTGACTCCATATATGAACGTCTCGAGAAAAGGCGAAGACTTCACTAAGGGTAAGATAGTGATTAGAAGGGGCTATAAGGTTCAGCCATGGCATGTAGGCGCCCTGGCCTCGCTGGGCATAAGGAAAATCAAGGTATTCAGAAGGTTAAAGGTTGCCGTTCTCTCCACTGGCAGCGAGGTAGTGGAGCTGGACGACCCGCGCGCCGGCACCCCGGGAACAATAATAAACAGCACGAAGCCCATGCTGATTTCATTGCTTAGGCAGGACGGCTTTGAGCCCATAGATATGGGTACGGTGCCTGACGACGCTGACATGATAAGGTCAAAGATATCCGAGGGGCTGAGGGTCGCCGACGCCATTATAACTACGGGGGGCACCAGCCTGGGGGCCTACGATCTAGTCCCCGACGTTGTTGCTCGCATGGGCAAGGTGCTTTTTAACGGCGTCAGGATGAGGCCTGGGAAGCCCACGGGCGCCGGCATAATCAACGGCAAGCCTGTTTTCATGCTCTCAGGGTTCCCAGTGGCGTCTCTTACAGGCTACATAACGTTTGTAAGGCCGACTCTGAGGCATATGACAGGCACCCCCGAGGACCCGGTGCCCATAGTAAAGGGCAAGATAACTAGAAGGGTGGCTAACGTGGCGGGCATAAGGACCTACTTGAGGGTGAGAGTGTACCCCAACGAAAGAGGGGAACTCATGGTTGAGCCCCTAGCGATAACAGCGTCAGGGGTGCTCTCCACGCTAACGGACGCTAACGCAATACTAGTACTTAATGAGAACGTGGAAGGCTACGATGCTGGGGATGAGGTCGAGGTCATGCTAATTTCCCCACTTGAAGCTTACTAA
- a CDS encoding PIN domain-containing protein, whose product MVTNIEISGFTEEVLEALVKAGIYGSKTEAIRDAIRRLLESYDLKEISLRAYKNGSISFQLAVEISGLSVDELTWYFLSRDTAPLLGSDDASEIVSGEEQLKSRGSITFDLSSLYAMLELNAVDLVSQLGKKLSISSKTMERAKALVLRLSKAKGVAYTLSSFDVVSINKSLMEFSRRNGISLQEAHSIYIAKKLNGILVSDDAKTRQVSRSYGVPAVPTLSLLSYARSQGLVNNNYFKELVMKMATIPFMVPKDFIG is encoded by the coding sequence TTGGTAACTAACATAGAGATTTCAGGCTTCACTGAAGAGGTGCTAGAGGCCCTGGTAAAGGCTGGAATCTATGGAAGCAAGACAGAAGCCATAAGGGACGCCATAAGAAGGCTCCTAGAAAGCTACGACCTTAAAGAAATATCTCTTAGGGCATACAAGAACGGGAGCATCAGCTTTCAGCTGGCAGTAGAGATAAGCGGCCTTAGTGTGGATGAACTCACGTGGTACTTTCTCTCAAGGGACACCGCCCCGCTACTTGGGTCTGACGACGCTTCTGAGATTGTATCGGGGGAGGAGCAGCTGAAGTCTAGGGGCTCGATAACCTTCGACCTCTCGTCCCTTTATGCGATGCTTGAGCTGAACGCGGTTGACCTCGTGTCGCAGCTGGGCAAGAAACTCTCCATATCGTCTAAGACTATGGAAAGGGCTAAGGCTTTGGTCCTGAGGCTCTCCAAGGCTAAGGGCGTTGCATACACGTTAAGTAGCTTCGACGTAGTCAGCATAAACAAGTCGCTCATGGAATTCTCCAGGAGGAACGGCATATCGCTTCAGGAGGCCCACTCAATTTACATAGCTAAGAAGTTAAATGGCATTTTAGTTAGCGACGATGCTAAGACTAGGCAGGTTTCAAGATCCTATGGGGTTCCTGCAGTCCCTACGCTCTCTCTTCTGTCCTACGCCAGATCCCAGGGACTTGTAAACAATAATTACTTCAAAGAACTTGTGATGAAGATGGCCACAATACCCTTTATGGTCCCCAAGGACTTCATAGGCTAG
- a CDS encoding vWA domain-containing protein, translating to MSAKTSPKGLGLALVIAIDSSASMMLKDVKPNRLEAAKRSAIVIIRSVVGSGIPTLVGVISFYGNSFPVMDLTDSVEELEEAVNSIKVSGKATNLSMAVKDAFYMFKDSPPGYSRRLIVISDGDFNEGPGPDEVQFLAKSSGMRVDFLVIGNSQHVKSDQMTKLANITGGKVVYARSLEEAIKNAYKIAIGE from the coding sequence TTGAGCGCCAAAACCTCCCCAAAGGGCCTAGGTCTCGCACTAGTAATAGCCATAGATAGCAGCGCCAGCATGATGCTCAAAGACGTGAAGCCTAATCGGCTGGAGGCCGCAAAGAGGAGCGCTATTGTAATAATTAGGAGCGTTGTGGGGAGCGGCATTCCAACGTTGGTTGGCGTGATCTCTTTCTATGGCAACTCCTTCCCAGTGATGGATCTTACGGACAGCGTAGAAGAGCTCGAGGAGGCGGTCAACTCAATAAAGGTCTCAGGCAAAGCTACAAATCTAAGCATGGCTGTGAAGGACGCGTTTTACATGTTCAAGGACTCGCCGCCTGGCTACTCAAGGAGGCTCATAGTAATAAGTGACGGCGACTTCAACGAGGGACCTGGACCCGACGAGGTCCAGTTCCTTGCCAAGTCCAGCGGCATGAGGGTCGACTTTCTAGTGATAGGTAATTCCCAGCACGTTAAGTCCGACCAAATGACTAAGCTTGCTAACATAACAGGGGGCAAAGTTGTCTACGCCAGGTCCCTCGAGGAGGCAATAAAGAACGCCTACAAGATAGCTATAGGCGAGTGA
- a CDS encoding DUF5622 domain-containing protein produces the protein MGDRRNKVVFIFMGKGKGYLKVRLFRKRKEEDPDRVVVLGKVEKPLPGYQVIRLEELEAAVREKLEKA, from the coding sequence ATGGGAGACAGGAGGAACAAGGTAGTCTTCATATTCATGGGAAAGGGCAAGGGCTACCTCAAGGTCAGGCTCTTTAGGAAGAGAAAGGAGGAGGACCCTGACAGGGTTGTCGTGCTTGGCAAGGTCGAAAAGCCCCTCCCAGGGTACCAGGTAATAAGGCTTGAGGAACTGGAGGCGGCTGTCAGGGAGAAGCTCGAGAAGGCTTAG
- a CDS encoding 50S ribosomal protein L6 — MPKALYVKREVEVPQGVTVRIEGLKVTVKGPKGEVQKDFSHARGVELRLENNKVIVEARLADTRTKALVGTVAAHIKNMITGVSKGFRYKLKIISTHFPITVKVEKSRVVISNFLGEKAPRYATIMPGVTVKVQGQDIIVEGSDVEAVGQTAANIERATHITDFDRRKFMDGIFIYSREVAS, encoded by the coding sequence TTGCCAAAAGCGCTCTACGTCAAGAGGGAGGTCGAGGTCCCGCAGGGCGTGACGGTGAGGATAGAGGGCCTTAAGGTCACTGTGAAGGGTCCCAAGGGCGAGGTTCAGAAGGACTTCTCCCATGCCAGAGGGGTAGAACTGAGGCTTGAAAACAACAAGGTTATAGTGGAGGCCAGGCTCGCAGATACTAGAACTAAGGCGCTAGTAGGTACTGTGGCCGCGCACATAAAGAACATGATAACCGGAGTTTCCAAGGGCTTCAGGTATAAACTTAAGATAATATCAACTCACTTCCCTATAACTGTCAAAGTTGAGAAGAGCAGGGTAGTTATAAGCAACTTCCTTGGAGAGAAGGCCCCGCGCTACGCCACAATAATGCCCGGTGTCACAGTGAAGGTGCAGGGGCAGGACATAATAGTTGAAGGAAGCGATGTGGAGGCGGTGGGCCAGACTGCGGCTAATATCGAGAGAGCAACGCATATAACTGACTTTGACCGCAGGAAGTTCATGGACGGCATATTCATATACTCAAGGGAGGTGGCCAGCTGA
- a CDS encoding 50S ribosomal protein L32e: protein MASEQPKVPEQLKERRRAQALIRRKLRLHFIRYLSWRLKRIDESWRKPKGIDNKLRLQMKGFGRLVKVGYGSSSEIRGRHPSGLIPAVVSSIKDIEGLSPSTHIVYISAKVGLRKRLQLLEELRRRGFRVANGGE, encoded by the coding sequence ATGGCCTCGGAGCAGCCAAAGGTCCCAGAGCAGCTCAAGGAGAGGAGAAGGGCGCAGGCCCTCATAAGGAGGAAGCTGAGGCTTCACTTTATAAGGTACCTCTCGTGGCGCCTGAAGAGAATAGATGAGTCATGGCGTAAACCGAAGGGGATAGACAACAAGCTGAGGCTTCAGATGAAGGGTTTTGGAAGGCTTGTTAAGGTGGGCTACGGCTCTAGCTCCGAGATCAGGGGAAGGCACCCCTCAGGACTTATACCGGCCGTGGTGTCCTCTATAAAGGACATTGAAGGCCTCAGCCCAAGCACTCACATAGTTTATATTTCTGCTAAGGTCGGGCTGAGGAAGAGGCTCCAGCTGCTTGAGGAGCTCAGGAGGAGGGGCTTCAGGGTAGCTAATGGTGGTGAGTGA
- a CDS encoding 50S ribosomal protein L19e: MDYRLQRRLAAEILGVGESRIWISPNPEDREDIEGAVTKDDVRSLISRGLIKVLPAKGNAHRWLERKGKRSEGHRRGPGKRKGTAFSRRDPETMWVNKVRKMRAYIRWLRDHGMLSRKDYRTLYTLIKGNRFASLSDLRRYAESAGMIKGGGAK; the protein is encoded by the coding sequence GTGGACTACAGGCTTCAGAGGAGGCTGGCGGCTGAGATACTGGGCGTCGGCGAGAGCCGCATATGGATAAGTCCAAACCCCGAGGACAGGGAGGATATAGAAGGAGCTGTCACAAAGGATGACGTCAGGTCGCTGATAAGCAGGGGACTTATAAAGGTACTCCCCGCCAAAGGAAACGCCCATAGATGGCTTGAGAGGAAGGGGAAGAGGTCCGAGGGCCACAGAAGGGGCCCTGGAAAGAGGAAGGGAACTGCGTTCTCGCGCAGGGATCCAGAGACCATGTGGGTCAACAAGGTCCGCAAGATGAGGGCTTACATAAGGTGGCTGAGGGACCATGGTATGCTGAGCAGGAAGGACTACAGGACTCTCTACACGCTTATTAAGGGCAACAGGTTTGCAAGCCTCTCAGACCTAAGGAGGTACGCCGAGTCCGCTGGTATGATTAAGGGAGGTGGGGCTAAGTGA
- a CDS encoding 50S ribosomal protein L18 produces MKGGPNYRVPLRRRREGKTDYYKRFALLSSRKPRMVVRISNKYIWVQFIQFDLKGDRVIAAAHSRELTKLYGWKGSGKSECAAYLTGFLAAARALEKGVKEAVLDIGLHRPTLGGRVFAALKGALDAGVHVPHSDEVLPSEERIRCEHVASYAAELSKNDPEKYKRLFSAQLTRLPPEEIPKNFDEVLENIKKAYKTVLEAAGGAEQAVMEK; encoded by the coding sequence GTGAAGGGAGGCCCTAATTACAGGGTCCCGCTTAGGAGAAGGAGGGAGGGCAAGACCGACTACTACAAGAGGTTTGCGCTTCTCAGTTCAAGGAAGCCAAGGATGGTGGTCAGGATATCAAATAAGTACATATGGGTGCAGTTCATTCAGTTTGACCTTAAAGGGGACCGTGTCATAGCGGCGGCGCATTCAAGGGAGCTAACCAAGCTTTATGGCTGGAAGGGCAGTGGCAAGAGCGAGTGCGCCGCTTACTTGACAGGTTTCCTCGCCGCAGCAAGGGCCCTGGAGAAGGGCGTTAAGGAGGCCGTGCTGGACATAGGCCTTCACAGGCCAACGCTAGGAGGCAGGGTATTCGCCGCCCTTAAGGGCGCTCTGGACGCTGGCGTGCATGTGCCGCACAGCGACGAAGTTCTACCCTCAGAGGAGAGAATAAGGTGTGAGCACGTGGCATCATATGCTGCTGAGCTGAGCAAGAACGACCCAGAGAAGTACAAGAGGCTCTTCTCGGCACAGCTGACCAGGCTGCCACCTGAGGAGATACCGAAGAACTTCGATGAAGTCCTAGAAAATATAAAGAAGGCCTACAAGACTGTCCTGGAGGCTGCCGGAGGAGCTGAGCAGGCGGTGATGGAGAAGTGA
- a CDS encoding 30S ribosomal protein S5, which produces MSKQTSAPGPSAPQAEEWVPKTKVGQLVKEGKIASIDEIFRRNLPILEPEIVDVLLPNLQTEVLDISHVQKMTDAGRVTRFRVVVVVGNRDGYVGIGKGKARQLREALDKAVRNAKLNITPVRRGCGSWECTCGEPHSVPFTVEGKSGSVKVILKPAPKGTGLVAGNIAKVVLSMAGIRDVWSQTFGETRTTYNFARAVYMALRNTYKVVTYQDWTR; this is translated from the coding sequence GTGAGCAAGCAGACGAGTGCGCCAGGCCCGAGCGCTCCTCAGGCTGAGGAGTGGGTGCCGAAGACTAAGGTGGGCCAGCTGGTCAAGGAGGGCAAAATAGCGTCCATAGACGAGATATTCAGGAGAAACCTGCCCATATTGGAGCCGGAGATAGTTGATGTCCTACTGCCAAACCTGCAGACAGAGGTGCTAGACATATCCCACGTCCAGAAGATGACCGACGCTGGAAGGGTCACGAGGTTCAGGGTGGTAGTTGTAGTAGGCAACAGGGATGGCTACGTTGGTATAGGAAAGGGGAAGGCCAGACAGCTCAGGGAGGCCCTAGACAAGGCTGTCAGGAATGCCAAGCTTAACATAACGCCGGTTAGGAGAGGCTGTGGCAGCTGGGAGTGCACGTGCGGAGAGCCCCATAGTGTGCCCTTCACTGTAGAGGGCAAGAGCGGGAGCGTGAAGGTCATACTCAAGCCAGCGCCCAAGGGCACGGGCCTTGTGGCCGGCAACATAGCTAAGGTAGTGCTCTCAATGGCAGGCATCAGGGACGTGTGGTCTCAGACGTTCGGCGAGACCAGGACAACGTATAACTTCGCAAGGGCTGTATACATGGCGCTCCGTAACACCTACAAGGTGGTCACCTACCAGGACTGGACGAGGTGA
- a CDS encoding 50S ribosomal protein L30 translates to MAYLIIRIRGEPDQRPEVRATLNELRLRRIFTAVVYPDDMQGIKEMLRRAQPAITWGEVSPDVLASLIAKRGRLVGDKPITDEWVKERLKLSGIRELAEKVTNNEIKYYKLDEVGVKPFFRLHPPSGGFKRSVKKLYPAGELGYRGKEINDLVLRMF, encoded by the coding sequence GTGGCCTACCTTATTATAAGGATAAGGGGCGAGCCTGACCAGAGGCCTGAGGTCAGGGCAACGCTTAATGAGCTGAGGCTGAGGAGGATATTTACGGCTGTAGTTTACCCTGACGACATGCAGGGCATAAAGGAGATGCTGAGGAGGGCCCAGCCAGCTATTACTTGGGGTGAGGTCTCGCCAGACGTTCTGGCCAGCCTGATAGCAAAGAGGGGCAGGCTGGTGGGGGATAAGCCGATAACTGATGAGTGGGTCAAGGAGCGGCTCAAGCTCAGCGGCATAAGGGAGCTTGCAGAGAAGGTTACAAACAATGAAATTAAGTACTATAAACTGGATGAGGTGGGAGTTAAGCCCTTCTTCAGGCTTCACCCGCCCAGCGGCGGCTTTAAGAGGTCAGTTAAGAAGCTGTACCCTGCTGGAGAGCTGGGCTACCGCGGCAAGGAGATAAATGACTTAGTTCTCAGGATGTTCTGA
- a CDS encoding uL15 family ribosomal protein, with translation MTWTIPRARKKVRKLRGRTRSMGWGRIGQHRKTGKKGGRGAAGMGKHKKSWMLKYAPDWFGTRGFRNPTSRGELNTIDLEGLERLVAGLTAKGQAKTEDGLVVVDLKAMGYEKLLGRGKLTSKVKVIVPMASEKAVQKVKEAGGLVVTEEAGESSEGQGGEENEGQ, from the coding sequence ATGACCTGGACGATACCAAGGGCCCGTAAGAAGGTGAGGAAGCTAAGGGGAAGGACCCGCTCAATGGGCTGGGGCCGCATAGGGCAGCACAGGAAGACCGGCAAGAAGGGGGGCAGAGGAGCCGCTGGCATGGGCAAACATAAGAAGAGCTGGATGCTCAAGTATGCTCCGGACTGGTTTGGCACAAGGGGCTTCAGGAACCCTACAAGCAGAGGCGAGCTCAACACTATAGACTTGGAGGGCCTCGAGAGGTTGGTGGCCGGCCTAACTGCTAAGGGCCAGGCCAAGACAGAGGATGGGCTTGTAGTTGTCGACCTTAAGGCAATGGGCTACGAGAAGCTGCTCGGAAGGGGAAAGCTGACAAGCAAGGTCAAGGTAATAGTGCCTATGGCAAGTGAGAAGGCCGTCCAGAAGGTTAAGGAGGCGGGTGGCCTAGTAGTTACAGAGGAGGCGGGCGAGAGCTCAGAAGGGCAGGGCGGCGAGGAGAATGAGGGCCAGTGA
- a CDS encoding ATP-binding protein, translated as MSGPCKPLSPLPRELSELIDIGRFVVVYGPFGTGKTRLAFEVARHLMSDGHNVRLLATEPGTLSYARNVVTCVPYMTILTADQLVNEVVKAASEGVKIIVDSINWPFRSLQGDYPLRLLSFVSAVLRQVGGFAVGQIADVEGGEFEMSLGRWVLPWADAIAYTERITCKRGPCVALTFIKPFINTLIFELKKEGVEWVA; from the coding sequence GTGAGCGGCCCCTGCAAGCCCCTCTCGCCTCTTCCCAGGGAGCTTTCTGAGCTTATTGATATTGGCAGGTTTGTAGTGGTTTACGGCCCCTTTGGCACTGGAAAAACCAGGTTAGCCTTCGAGGTAGCCAGGCACTTGATGTCAGATGGTCATAACGTGAGGCTTCTGGCCACGGAGCCAGGCACCCTGTCCTACGCAAGGAACGTAGTGACGTGCGTGCCCTACATGACAATATTAACGGCTGACCAGCTGGTAAACGAGGTTGTCAAGGCCGCATCCGAGGGCGTGAAGATAATAGTAGACTCCATAAACTGGCCCTTCAGATCGCTGCAGGGGGACTACCCTCTCAGGCTGCTCTCTTTCGTCTCGGCAGTACTAAGGCAGGTAGGGGGCTTCGCAGTAGGCCAGATAGCCGATGTGGAGGGCGGCGAGTTCGAGATGTCCCTCGGGAGGTGGGTCCTGCCGTGGGCTGACGCCATAGCTTACACAGAGAGGATAACATGTAAGAGGGGACCCTGCGTGGCTCTAACCTTTATCAAGCCGTTCATTAACACGCTCATATTTGAGCTGAAGAAGGAGGGTGTTGAATGGGTGGCCTGA
- a CDS encoding CDP-2,3-bis-(O-geranylgeranyl)-sn-glycerol synthase — protein sequence MGGLTFSLLLLLEYIAPAMVANGAPVVLHGPPPIDFGKRLPDGRRIFGDGKTWGGLLAGITSGTFVGVIEWPLLGPQHIAYAALASAGAMCGDLFGSFIKRRAGLERGAEAPVLDQLGFYIFALLFLYIGGVTFSVYAELIWAVIIYVLHRATNWAAYKLRLKSVPW from the coding sequence ATGGGTGGCCTGACATTTTCGCTGCTGCTGTTATTAGAGTATATAGCGCCAGCAATGGTTGCCAACGGAGCCCCAGTTGTGCTTCATGGGCCGCCACCCATAGACTTTGGAAAGAGGCTACCTGACGGCAGAAGGATTTTTGGCGATGGAAAGACTTGGGGAGGCCTCCTGGCTGGCATAACTTCCGGCACCTTCGTAGGGGTCATAGAGTGGCCGCTCCTGGGCCCTCAACACATAGCCTATGCCGCGCTGGCCTCAGCAGGCGCCATGTGCGGCGACCTCTTTGGCTCATTTATTAAGAGGAGAGCAGGACTTGAAAGGGGGGCCGAAGCCCCAGTCCTCGACCAGCTGGGCTTTTACATCTTCGCGCTGCTGTTCCTCTACATAGGCGGCGTCACGTTTTCTGTGTATGCCGAGCTTATATGGGCCGTCATAATATACGTGCTCCACCGCGCGACAAACTGGGCCGCCTATAAGTTGAGGCTTAAGTCGGTTCCCTGGTAG